In Cervus elaphus chromosome 5, mCerEla1.1, whole genome shotgun sequence, the following proteins share a genomic window:
- the DRG2 gene encoding developmentally-regulated GTP-binding protein 2, with translation MGILEKISEIEKEIARTQKNKATEYHLGLLKAKLAKYRAQLLEPSKSSSSKGEGFDVMKSGDARVALIGFPSVGKSTFLSLMTSTASEAASYEFTTLTCIPGVIEYKGANIQLLDLPGIIEGAAQGKGRGRQVIAVARTADVVIMMLDATKGEVQRSLLEKELESVGIRLNKHKPNIYFKPKKGGGISFNSTVTLTQCSEKLVQLILHEYKIFNAEVLFREDCSPDEFIDVIVGNRVYMPCLYVYNKIDQISMEEVDRLARKPDSVVISCGMKLNLDYLLEMLWEYLALTCIYTKKRGQRPDFTDAIILRKGASVEHVCHRIHRSLASQFKYALVWGTSTKYSPQRVGLTHTMEHEDVIQIVKK, from the exons ATGGGGATCCTGGAGAAGATCTCCGAGATCGAGAAGGAGATAGCCCGCACCCAGAAGAATAAGG CCACCGAGTACCACCTTGGTCTGCTGAAGGCCAAACTTGCCAAGTATCGGGCCCAGCTCCTGGAACCATCCAAATCGTCCTCGTCCAAAGGAGAGGGCTTTGATGTCATGAAGTCAGGCGATGCCCGTGTGGCACTGATCGGATTTCCCTCTGTGGGTAAG TCCACCTTCTTAAGTCTGATGACCTCCACCGCCAGCGAGGCTGCATCCTATGAATTCACAACCCTGACCTGCATCCCTGGGGTCATTGAA TACAAAGGTGCCAACATCCAGCTCCTGGACCTCCCTGGAATCATCGAAGGCGCGGCACAAG GGAAAGGCCGTGGCCGGCAGGTGATCGCTGTGGCCCGCACAGCTGACGTCGTCATCATGATGCTGGACGCCACCAAAGGCGAGGTTCAGAG GTCTCTGCTGGAGAAGGAGCTGGAGTCGGTGGGCATCCGCCTCAACAAGCACAAGCCTAACATCTACTTCAAG cccAAGAAAGGAGGCGGCATCTCCTTCAACTCCACGGTCACGCTGACCCAGTGCTCAGAGAAGCTGGTGCAGTTGATCCTGCATGAATACA AGATCTTCAATGCCGAGGTGCTCTTCCGAGAAGACTGCTCCCCAGACGAGTTCATAGACGTGATCGTGGGCAACCGCGTGTACATGCCGTGCTTGTAT GTCTATAACAAGATTGACCAGATCTCGATGGAGGAAGTGGACCGCCTGGCCCGGAAACCCGACAGCGTGGTCATCAG CTGCGGCATGAAGCTGAACCTGGACTATCTGCTGGAGATGCTGTGGGAGTACCTGGCCCTGACCTGCATCTACACCAAGAAGAGAGGCC AGAGGCCGGACTTCACGGACGCCATCATTCTCCGGAAGGGGGCCTCTGTGGAGCATGTG tGCCACCGCATCCACCGGTCACTCGCCAGCCAGTTCAAGTATGCGCTTGTGTGG ggCACCAGCACCAAGTACAGCCCGCAGCGGGTGGGCCTGACACACACCATGGAGCACGAGGACGTCATCCAGATTGTCAAGAAgtag
- the GID4 gene encoding glucose-induced degradation protein 4 homolog gives MPVRTECPPPAGASAASAASLIPPPPINTQQPGVATSLLYSGSKFRGHQKSKGNSYDVEVVLQHVDTGNSYLCGYLKIKGLTEEYPTLTTFFEGEIISRKHPFLTRKWDADEDVDRKHWGKFLAFYQYAKSFNSDDFDYEELKSGDYVFMRWKEQFLVPDHTIKDISGASFAGFYYICFQKSAASIEGYYYHRSSEWYQSLNLTHVPEHSAPIYEFR, from the exons ATGCCGGTCCGCACAGAGTGTCCCCCGCCGGCCGGTGCCTCGGCCGCCTCCGCCGCCTCGCTCATCCCGCCGCCGCCTATCAACACGCAGCAGCCCGGCGTGGCCACCAGCCTGCTCTACAGCGGCTCCAAGTTCCGCGGCCACCAGAAGAGCAAGGGGAACTCGTACGACGTGGAGGTAGTGCTGCAG CACGTGGACACGGGGAACTCTTACCTTTGCGGGTATCTGAAGATCAAAGGCCTTACTGAG GAGTACCCGACCCTCACGACCTTCTTCGAAGGAGAGATAATCAGCAGGAAGCACCCTTTCTTAACCCGCAAGTGGGACGCTGATGAGGACGTGGACCGGAAGCACTGG GGCAAGTTTCTGGCTTTTTATCAGTATGCAAAATCGTTTAACTCAGACGACTTTGATTATGAAGAGCTGAAGAGTGGGGACTATGTCTTCATGAGGTGGAAG GAGCAGTTCCTGGTCCCAGACCACACGATCAAGGACATCAGTGGTGCTTCCTTTGCCGGCTTCTATTACATCTGCTTCCAGAAGTCAGCGGCCTCCATAGAGGGCTACTACTACCACAGGAGCTCAGAGTG GTATCAGTCCCTAAATCTCACTCACGTTCCAGAACACAGTGCCCCCATCTACGAATTCCGGTGA
- the ATPAF2 gene encoding ATP synthase mitochondrial F1 complex assembly factor 2, producing the protein MWRSCLRLRDGGRRLLNRPRGGLTASEGLGPKPPTPIRAYVPPAERKRFYQNVNISQGEGGFEINLDHRKLRTPQGKLFTVPSEALAIAVATEWDSQQDTIKMYTMHLTTLCNTSLDNPTQRDKDQLIWAAVKFLDTDTVCYRVEEPETLVELQRNEWDPVISWAERRYGVEIGSSSSITGPSIPARTREVLVSHLASYNMWALQGIEFVVTQLKSLVLTLGLTDLHLTVEQAVLLSRLEEEYQIQKWGNIEWAHDYELQELRARTAAGTLFVHLCSESTAVKHKLLQG; encoded by the exons ATGTGGAGGAGCTGCCTTCGGCTGCGGGACGGGGGGCGTCGCCTCCTGAACCGGCCCCGAGGTGGCCTCACCGCCTCCGAGGGGCTGGGGCCAAAGCCCCCTACCCCCATCCGAGCCTACGTGCCCCCGGCAG AAAGGAAGAGGTTCTATCAAAATGTCAACATCTCACAGGGTGAAG GTGGCTTTGAGATCAACCTGGACCACAGGAAGCTGAGGACGCCCCAAGGCAAGCTCTTCACTGTCCCCAGCGAGGCCCTGGCCATTGCTGTGGCCACCGAGTGGGACTCCCAGCAGGACACCATCAAGATGTACACCATGCACCTG ACTACACTGTGCAACACGTCTCTGGACAACCCCACCCAGCGGGACAAGGACCAGCTCATCTGGGCGGCCGTGAAGTTCCTGGACACCGACACCGTCTG CTACAGGGTGGAAGAACCAGAGACGCTGGTGGAGCTGCAGAGGAATGAGTGGGACCCAGTCATCAGCTGGGCCGAGAGGAG ATACGGTGTGGAGATCGGCTCTTCATCCAGCATCACGGGGCCCAGCATCCCCGCCCGGACTCGGGAGGTGCTGGTCAGCCACCTGGCCTCTTACAACATGTGGGCCCTGCAGG GGATTGAGTTTGTGGTGACCCAGCTCAAGTCGCTGGTGCTGACCTTGGGCCTGACGGACCTGCACCTGACGGTGGAGCAGGCTGTACTGCTGTCGCGCCTGGAGGAGGAGTACCAG ATCCAGAAGTGGGGCAACATCGAGTGGGCCCATGACTACGAGCTGCAGGAGCTGCGTGCACGCACGGCCGCCGGCACCCTCTTCGTGCACCTCTGCTCCGAGAGCACAGCCGTCAAGCACAAGCTGCTGCAGGGGTGA